A single window of Methylocella tundrae DNA harbors:
- a CDS encoding helix-turn-helix transcriptional regulator — MSKKARAFCSLEKIGLLKVFYLNFLQTRSRGGCTFKTDVHHAHAKHRFEKFGDAMTPFAMYLDEIDSECEEKRVLAAFTRRVTEVAILSRSSRSSWNSTDPLNILSQPALLLDLDGFVVEANDAAASLFNNDIRVRQRRLFIRDPEARNRLRIYVDQFEYAMAEIAPVVEPIIVPRQDSLPILLRIWPIDGGARWPSADVRALVTLNALGPRPGPPAALLARTFSLTPSEAKLACIIARGAGPDTAAAELNISRETARNQLKSVFAKTATHRQGELVALLLQV; from the coding sequence ATGAGCAAAAAAGCTCGCGCGTTCTGCTCGCTGGAAAAAATAGGGCTTTTGAAGGTCTTTTATCTAAATTTTTTGCAAACACGAAGTCGTGGCGGATGCACATTCAAAACTGACGTTCATCACGCGCACGCGAAACATAGATTTGAAAAATTTGGCGATGCTATGACTCCTTTCGCAATGTATTTGGATGAAATCGATTCTGAATGCGAAGAAAAGCGGGTTCTTGCCGCATTCACGCGTCGAGTTACCGAAGTTGCAATTCTCTCGAGATCATCCCGCTCCAGTTGGAATTCGACGGACCCGCTGAACATTTTATCTCAGCCGGCCCTCCTGCTTGATCTCGACGGCTTTGTCGTCGAGGCTAACGATGCGGCAGCCTCCTTATTCAATAACGACATAAGGGTGCGCCAAAGGCGCCTTTTCATACGTGATCCGGAAGCCCGAAACAGGCTTCGCATTTATGTGGATCAATTCGAATATGCGATGGCGGAAATTGCCCCGGTGGTGGAACCGATCATTGTCCCGCGTCAGGACAGTCTGCCGATTCTCTTGCGGATCTGGCCGATCGACGGCGGCGCGCGCTGGCCCTCAGCAGACGTGCGGGCGCTCGTGACGCTGAACGCTTTGGGTCCGCGGCCCGGGCCGCCGGCCGCCCTTCTTGCGAGAACATTTTCTCTGACGCCGTCTGAAGCGAAACTCGCCTGCATCATAGCGCGTGGGGCAGGTCCAGACACGGCGGCCGCGGAACTCAACATTTCGCGTGAGACCGCGCGAAATCAATTAAAGTCGGTCTTCGCGAAAACGGCGACGCATCGCCAGGGCGAGTTGGTGGCTCTCCTCTTGCAAGTATAG